The following is a genomic window from Candidatus Angelobacter sp..
AACAGTTTTGCCGCCGGCCACCGCGCCAAGGCGGTAAACTCCGGCACGTTTGTATGGGCGGATTCTCAGAACGCTGACTTTACTTCGACAGCCACCAACCAATTCCTTGTCCGCGCCTCTGGCGGCGTGGGAATTAACACCACCAATCCCGGCGCGACCCTCGATGTGAACGGTTCCCTGCGCGTCGGCAACGGGACGACCGTCTTCAACAATCTACAAGCCGGGCTGGCACAGATGACCACCGATTCTGCCACCGTAAAAACCAATTTCACTTTTGCCTTTCCAAAATCATTCGGCTCCGTGCCCAATGTTCTGGTCTCCGCACGCAGCGCATCTGACGTGGATGACACCTTCGCCGTGACCGTGCGCCGGGTGACGACGACGACCTGCACCGTAAACGTCGTCCGCACCGATACCGCGGCCGGCTGGGGACAGCATATGCAAGTCACCTGGATGGCGTGGGAATAGGCAACCAGCGGATCGATCAAGTTATGAAGAACAGATTTCTGAAAACGGTTTACCTGGCTGCATTGCTTTACCTGACAGTGCACTGCCGGGCACAGAACTACGCTATTGACTGGTTCACCGTTGACGGCGGAGGTGGCACGAGCACTGGTGGCAATTACACTCTGAGCGGCACGATGGGCCAGCCCGACGCGGGAACATTGAGCGGCGGCAGCTACACGCTTGAAGGCGGTTTCTGGCCGGGACTGGTTGTGCCGTCAACGACCGGCGGCCCCACGCTTTTCATCCAGCTTTCCGGGGCCAGCGTGATCATCTCCTGGTCGCCCTCTTCTCCAGGTTTCGCGCTGGAGCAGACCGACAGCCTGGTGTCACCCTCCTGGTCCGCCGGGCCGACAGGAAATCCAACCGCGCCCATTCCCGCCAGCAGCGCGACAAAATTCTACCGGCTGAGCAAACCGTGACGCGTTATTCTTCGCGTCGGTAACCGAACCGACTCGCCTCACTTCCCTCGCGGATCCGCGTTATCCCGGAGGGGACGGTCACTCCTCGCTCTGCGCGAGTTTGGCGAGCACGTTGAAATCCTCCAGTGTCGTCGTGTCGCCTTTGATCTCCGTGCCGGAAGCAATCTGCTTGAGCAAACGGCGCATGATTTTTCCAGAACGCGTTTTCGGCAGGGCCTCGGCGAACCGGATGTCGTCGGGCTTCGCGACCGCTCCGATTTCCTTCGCCACATGCTGCCGCAGTTCCTCACGCACTTCCGGTGCGGCCTTCACACCGCTCTTGAGCGTCACAAACGCGACCAGCGCCTGCCCTTTCAATTCGTCGGGCCGGCCCACGACTGCGGCTTCAGCGACTTTTTGGTTGCTGACCAGCGCGCTCTCGACCTCGGCTGTGCCAATGCGATGGCCCGCCACGTTGAGCACGTCGTCGATGCGGCCGACGATCCAGAAGTAACCATCGTCGTCCTGCCGGCAGCCGTCACCCGTGAAATAGCTGCCTTTGACCTCGCTCCAGTAAATCTCCTTGTAACGCCGGGGGTCGCCCCAGATGCCGCGCAACATGCCGGGCCACGGTTTGCGAATAACAAGCTTGCCCCCCGTATTACGGGGAACGGCATTGCCCTTGTCATCCACGACTTCAGGAACGACGCCGAAAAACGGCAACGTCGCCGACCCGGGCTTGGTCGGGGTCGCCCCGGGAAGCGGTGTGATCATGATGCCGCCGGTTTCCGTCTGCCACCAGGTATCCACAATTGGACAACGCTTCCCGCCGATCACTGTGCGATACCAGATCCACGCCTCGGGATTGATCGGCTCGCCAACCGTGCCGAGCAGGCGCAGCGAACTCAGATCGTGCTTCCGCGGCCATTCGGTGCCCCATTTCATAAACGCACGGATGGCCGTTGGCGCGGTGTAGAGGACGTTCACGCCGTGTTTTGCAACGATGCGCCAGAATCGATCAGGCTCCGGCCAGTTCGGCGCGCCTTCGTACATCAGACTCGTCGCGCCATTCGCGAGCGGTCCATAAACCACATAGCTGTGGCCCGTCACCCAGCCAACGTCGGCCGTGCACCAATACACGTCGGTATCGCCAATGTCGAAAACGTACTTGGTCGTCAGCTTGGCAGTAAGCAGATAGCCGCCCGTCGTGTGCAGAATCCCCTTCGGTTTTCCCGTCGAACCGCTCGTGTACAGAATGAACAGCGGCGCCTCGCTGTCCATTTTCTCCGCGCGACAATGCGCATCGACATACTCGAGTTCACGGTGCCACCAAACATCGCGTCCTTCCGTGATGTGGACCTCGTTGTTCGCGCGCCGGAGAACAATGACTTTCTCGATTGTTCTCGCGAGCAGATTGCCTTGCGTGTCTTTCAGCGCGAGCGCTTCGTCCACATTTTTCTTCAACGCCACGACGGCGCCCCGACGGAAGCCCCCATCCGCGGTGATGACGAGCTTTGCCTGTGAATCGAAAATTCGATCGGCCACCGACTGTGCGCTAAACCCCCCGAAAACCACCGAATGCACCGCGCCGATTCGCGCGCAAGCGAGCATGGCGATGGCAGCCTCCGGGACCATCGGCAGGTAGATAATGGCGCGGTCGCCTGTCTTGAGGCCGTTTCGCTTGAGCACATTGGCGAACCGGCAAACCTCGCGGTGCAGTTGCCGGTAGGTCAGCACGCGCTCCTCGCCGGATTTGCCGTCCGTCGCCGGCTCGCCCTCCCAGATCAGCGCGGCCTTGTTCGCGGTCGGCGAGTCGAGCCATCGGTCAAGGCAGTTGTGGCTGACGTTGAGCCGCGCGCCAACGAACCACTTTGCAAACGGCGCCTTCCATTGCAAAACCTTCCTCCACGGTTTGAACCAGACCAGTTCATTTCCAGCCTGCCTGGCCCAGAATTTTTCCGGCGATCTGATCGATTCGCGGTAAAGCTTTCGATATTGGGCCAACGATGAAATGCGCGCCCGTTTTGAAAACTCTTTTGATGGCGGGAAAACGCGCTTTTCGTGAAGAACGGAA
Proteins encoded in this region:
- the acs gene encoding acetate--CoA ligase, which gives rise to MSDKAKLSAITSVLHEKRVFPPSKEFSKRARISSLAQYRKLYRESIRSPEKFWARQAGNELVWFKPWRKVLQWKAPFAKWFVGARLNVSHNCLDRWLDSPTANKAALIWEGEPATDGKSGEERVLTYRQLHREVCRFANVLKRNGLKTGDRAIIYLPMVPEAAIAMLACARIGAVHSVVFGGFSAQSVADRIFDSQAKLVITADGGFRRGAVVALKKNVDEALALKDTQGNLLARTIEKVIVLRRANNEVHITEGRDVWWHRELEYVDAHCRAEKMDSEAPLFILYTSGSTGKPKGILHTTGGYLLTAKLTTKYVFDIGDTDVYWCTADVGWVTGHSYVVYGPLANGATSLMYEGAPNWPEPDRFWRIVAKHGVNVLYTAPTAIRAFMKWGTEWPRKHDLSSLRLLGTVGEPINPEAWIWYRTVIGGKRCPIVDTWWQTETGGIMITPLPGATPTKPGSATLPFFGVVPEVVDDKGNAVPRNTGGKLVIRKPWPGMLRGIWGDPRRYKEIYWSEVKGSYFTGDGCRQDDDGYFWIVGRIDDVLNVAGHRIGTAEVESALVSNQKVAEAAVVGRPDELKGQALVAFVTLKSGVKAAPEVREELRQHVAKEIGAVAKPDDIRFAEALPKTRSGKIMRRLLKQIASGTEIKGDTTTLEDFNVLAKLAQSEE